One Silene latifolia isolate original U9 population chromosome 4, ASM4854445v1, whole genome shotgun sequence DNA segment encodes these proteins:
- the LOC141652895 gene encoding protein KINESIN LIGHT CHAIN-RELATED 2-like, with the protein MKRATTKLIPFSKITTSSTSISCNFTTKITSSSSSISNSPIQNPCTQTLKPCSNSNTLFYNPYKTHHFHNLPSHNYSTHKITPYYPSSEQRKSKKRSKLWEVFEAAKSGEEMIQVFNKMEAKLDEADIGLACYSIGFQLDDEGEDPQKIISFGNRALAIFDKKGENQCYLFVALSLRLLGSANCRLRKFNDALGCLNRADTILVKLDNDGEYSGNEIKIVRHAVMMELANVYAEKAMIEAIIDSLRKALEINEVLMGKDSREFGDANRDFAEACVGNHMFKDGLPYCLKALEIHLRLLGENSVEVGHDRRVLGVIYAGMEEYEKAVEENRLAQKVFRICGCSSDVIRVLIDEANMLIAIGMYEAAMDTLKGVVQDSEDLDRSHILISMGKVLVHQEKFADAKSCLEDACSELDKQETSKPLEVSQAYMEIAKEYQNMNELENAISLLKRAHSLLEKLPEKDHLEGSVLGRIGWLLLLTGKVTEATPILESAVEIVKDMYGSDHFVVGYVCNNLGVAYLELERLELAAKMFSAAKDLMDPSLGPHHHDSIQACQNLSKAYAAMKSYPLAIEFQQNAVNAWESHGRSEEDELREARRLLEQLMASAHGALTKDYLTKALPLPYFRADRRDLQAPQPSSESSPKQLSG; encoded by the exons atgaagAGAGCAACAACCAAATTAATTCCATTCTCCAAAATCACAACTTCCTCAACTTCAATTTCTTGCAATTTCACCACTAAAATaacttcttcttcatcatcaattTCCAATTCCCCAATTCAAAACCCATGTACCCAAACCCTAAAACCCTGCTCAAATTCCAACACTTTATTCTACAATCCCTACAAAACCCACCATTTCCACAACCTCCCATCTCACAATTACAGTACCCATAAAATTACCCCATATTATCCCTCCTCTGAGCagagaaaatccaaaaaaaggtCGAAACTTTGGGAAGTTTTCGAGGCCGCAAAGTCGGGTGAAGAAATGATTCAAGTTTTTAACAAAATGGAAGCTAAACTTGATGAAGCTGATATTGGTTTAGCTTGCTATTCAATAGGGTTTCAACTTGATGATGAAGGTGAGGATCCTCAAAAGATTATATCTTTTGGTAATAGAGCATTAGCCATTTTTGATAAAAAAGGTGAAAATCAATGTTATTTATTTGTTGCTTTGAGTTTACGGCTTTTGGGTTCTGCTAATTGTAGGTTAAGAAAGTTTAATGATGCATTAGGTTGTCTAAATAGAGCTGATACGATATTGGTTAAGCTAGATAATGATGGTGAGTATAGTGGTAATGAAATTAAGATTGTACGTCATGCTGTTATGATGGAGTTAGCTAATGTTTATGCTGAGAAGGCTATGATTGAGGCGATTATCGATAGTTTGAGGAAAGCTTTGGAAATTAATGAGGTTTTAATGGGGAAGGATAGTCGAGAATTTGGTGATGCGAATAGGGATTTTGCTGAGGCTTGTGTAGGGAATCATATGTTTAAGGATGGGTTGCCTTATTGTTTGAAGGCATTGGAGATACATTTGAGGTTGTTGGGGGAAAATTCTGTGGAGGTTGGACATGATAGACGAGTTCTGGGAGTTATTTATGCTGGGATGGAGGAGTATGAGAAAGCGGTAGAGGAGAATCGCTTGGCCCAGAAGGTTTTTAGGATTTGTGGTTGTAGTTCGGATGTGATTCGTGTTTTGATTGATGAGGCTAATATGCTTATTGCTATTGGGATGTATGAGGCTGCTATGGACACATTGAAAGGGGTTGTTCAGGATAGTGAGGATCTGGATCGCTCCCATATTCTGATTAGTATGGGCAAGGTTTTGGTGCATCAGGAGAAGTTCGCTGATGCAAAGAGCTGCTTGGAGGATGCTTGTAGTGAGCTTGATAAACAGGAGACATCAAAGCCATTGGAGGTCTCTCAAGCGTATATGGAGATAGCGAAGGAGTATCAGAATATGAATGAGTTGGAAAATGCGATCTCTTTGTTAAAGAGAGCACACTCTTTATTAGAGAAGTTACCTGAGAAAGATCACTTAGAAGGTAGTGTATTGGGTAGGATAGGGTGGCTTCTTTTGTTGACGGGTAAGGTGACGGAGGCTACACCTATCCTCGAAAGTGCAGTTGAAATTGTCAAAGATATGTATGGGTCCGACCACTTTGTAGTTGGGTATGTTTGCAACAACTTGGGTGTGGCCTATTTAGAGTTGGAGAGACTAGAGTTGGCCGCAAAAATGTTTTCTGCTGCTAAGGACCTTATGGATCCGTCTCTGGGCCCCCATCACCACGACTCTATTCAAGCATGCCAAAATCTCTCAAAAGCATATGCTGCCATGAAAAG CTATCCGCTTGCAATAGAGTTCCAGCAAAATGCAGTCAATGCGTGGGAAAGTCATGGACGTAGTGAAGAAGACGAGCTTAGGGAAGCACGTCGACTCTTGGAGCAACTGATGGCGAGTGCTCATGGCGCTTTAACCAAAGATTACCTTACAAAGGCTCTGCCTTTACCGTACTTTAGAGCTGATAGGAGAGACTTGCAGGCTCCTCAACCCAGCAGTGAGAGCAGTCCCAAGCAATTATCTGGTTAA
- the LOC141652894 gene encoding protein KINESIN LIGHT CHAIN-RELATED 2-like, producing the protein MKRATTKLISCSKITTSSTSISGNFTTQFTTSSSSISNSPIQQSCTQTLKPCSNSNALFYKPYKTHHFHNNPSQNYSTHVGITPYFPSNHSNNNTHVGITPYIPFNQRKIKKSSNIAEFLETAKSAEEMLEAFKKMEGNLDESEIGFACMLISFQLNQEGKDPEKIVSFANRALSVFDKEGENKCYLFVASILQLLGSINYSLRKYNDALGFLNRAKNILVKLEDDGKYDSKDIKPLLLHHVLMMLADVYGAKGMIEAYMDNLRKALEIKEVLMGKDSREFGNANRDFAIACVGSQDFKDGLLYCLKALKIHLALLGENSVEVGHDRRVLGAIYNGMEEYKKALEEFQLAQKVYKNCGCSSYLDRAVIDAANVNIALGRYEDAMNTLKGVVQDSENQFHILTSIGAVLIHQEKFADAKRCLENACSVLDKQDKSKPFQVFEAYLTLIKLYEAMEEFETSISLLKRALSLLEKLPNEQSLELGVSARIGWRLLLMGKVTQAIPYLESAAEIEKVTFGSKNFVLGYVYNNLGVAYLELERTQLAAQMFAAAKDIMDASSLGPHHNDSIQACQNLSKAYAAMKSYPLAIEFQQKAVDVWESHGRSEEDELREARQLLQQLKASARGASTKDYPTKTVPLPYVRADRRDL; encoded by the exons atgaagAGAGCAACAACCAAATTAATTTCATGCTCCAAAATCACAACTTCCTCAACTTCAATTTCTGGTAATTTCACCACACAATTCACAACTTCTTCATCATCAATTTCCAATTCCCCAATTCAACAATCATGTACCCAAACCCTAAAACCCTGCTCAAATTCCAATGCTTTATTCTACAAACCTTACAAAACCCACCATTTCCACAACAACCCATCTCAGAATTACAGTACCCATGTTGGAATTACCCCTTATTTTCCCTCTAACCACAGTAACAACAATACCCATGTTGGAATTACCCCATATATTCCCTTTAACCAGAGAAAAATCAAGAAAAGCTCAAACATTGCGGAATTTTTGGAGACGGCGAAGTCGGCTGAAGAAATGCTTGAAGCTTTTAAGAAAATGGAGGGTAACCTTGATGAAAGTGAAATTGGTTTTGCTTGCATGTTAATAAGCTTTCAACTTAATCAAGAAGGTAAGGATCCTGAAAAGATTGTATCTTTTGCTAATAGAGCATTATCTGTTTTTGATAAAGAAGGTGAAAATAAATGTTATTTATTTGTTGCTTCCATTTTACAACTTTTGGGTtctattaattatagtttaaggaAGTATAATGATGCATTAGGGTTTCTTAATAGAGCTAAAAACATATTGGTTAAGTTAGAGGATGATGGTAAGTATGATTCTAAGGATATTAAGCCTTTACTTCTTCATCATGTTCTGATGATGTTAGCTGATGTTTATGGTGCTAAGGGTATGATTGAGGCTTATATGGATAATTTGAGGAAAGCTTTGGAAATTAAGGAAGTTTTGATGGGGAAGGATAGTAGGGAGTTTGGTAATGCTAATAGGGATTTCGCTATAGCGTGTGTCGGGAGTCAGGACTTTAAGGATGGGTTGTTGTATTGTTTGAAGGCGTTGAAGATACATCTGGCGTTGTTGGGGGAAAACTCTGTGGAGGTTGGTCATGATAGACGGGTTCTTGGGGCTATTTATAATGGAATGGAGGAGTATAAGAAAGCGTTGGAGGAGTTTCAGTTGGCGCAAAAGGTTTATAAGAATTGTGGATGTAGTTCTTATTTGGATCGTGCTGTGATTGATGCTGCTAATGTGAATATTGCTCTTGGGAGGTATGAGGATGCTATGAATACATTGAAGGGGGTTGTTCAGGATAGTGAGAATCAGTTCCATATTCTGACTAGTATTGGCGCGGTGTTGATACATCAGGAAAAGTTCGCTGATGCAAAGAGGTGTTTGGAGAATGCTTGTAGTGTGCTTGATAAACAGGATAAATCAAAGCCGTTTCAGGTGTTTGAAGCGTATTTGACGCTAATAAAGCTTTATGAGGCTATGGAAGAGTTTGAAACTTCGATTTCTTTGTTAAAGAGAGCACTCTCTTTGTTAGAGAAGTTACCCAACGAACAATCTTTAGAACTGGGTGTATCGGCCAGGATAGGTTGGCGTCTTTTGTTGATGGGTAAGGTGACACAGGCTATACCTTACTTGGAGAGTGCGGCTGAAATTGAGAAAGTGACGTTTGGGTCCAAGAATTTCGTACTTGGGTATGTCTATAACAACTTGGGCGTGGCTTATTTGGAGTTGGAGAGAACACAATTGGCCGCACAAATGTTTGCTGCTGCTAAGGACATTATGGATGCGTCGTCTCTTGGCCCTCATCACAATGATTCTATTCAGGCATGCCAAAACCTCTCAAAAGCATATGCTGCGATGAAAAG CTATCCCCTAGCAATAGAGTTCCAGCAAAAGGCAGTCGATGTGTGGGAAAGTCATGGACGTAGTGAAGAAGACGAGCTTAGGGAAGCACGTCAACTCTTGCAGCAACTGAAGGCGAGTGCTCGTGGCGCTTCAACCAAAGATTACCCTACAAAGACCGTGCCTCTACCGTACGTTAGAGCTGATAGGAGAGACTTGTAG
- the LOC141652896 gene encoding protein KINESIN LIGHT CHAIN-RELATED 2-like, which yields MKRATTKLISCSKIATSSTSISGNFTPQFTNSSSSISNSPIHKPCTNHNLKPCSNSNALFYKSYKTHHFHNNPSQNYSTHVGITPDFPFLKKSSNIAEVLTAAKSAEEMLKAFKKMEANLDEGEIGFACMLIGFQLRQEGKDPEKIVSFANRALAVVDKEGENKGCLFVASILELLGSTNYSLRKYNDALGFLNRANNILVKLEDDGKYDSQDIKPVLHAVQMNLADVHGAKGMIEAFMDNLRKSLEIKEVLMGKDSREFGNANRDFAIACVRSKDFKDGLLYCLKALKIHLALLGENSVEVGHDRRVLGRVYNGMEEYKKALEEFQLAQKVYKNCGCSSYLDHAVIDAATLNINLGRYEDAMNTLKGVVQDSENQFYILTSIGAVLIHQEKFADAKRCLENACSVLDKQEKSKPFEVFEVYLTITMLYEAMEEFETSISLLKRALSLLEKLPNEQPPLELDVSARIGWRLLLMGKVTQAIPYLESAAEIGKVTFGSKNFVLGYVYNNLGVAYLELERTQSAAQMFAAAKDIMDASSLGPHHNDSIQACQNLSKAYAAMKSYPLAIEFQQKAVDAWESHGRSEEDELREARQLLQQLKASARGVSTKDYPTKTVPLPYVRADSRDLQAPQPSSESSTKQLSG from the exons atgaagagAGCAACAACCAAATTAATTTCATGCTCCAAAATCGCAACTTCCTCAACTTCAATTTCTGGTAATTTCACCCCACAATTCACAAATTCTTCATCATCAATTTCCAATTCCCCAATTCATAAACCATGTACGAATCACAACCTAAAACCCTGCTCAAATTCCAATGCTTTATTCTACAAATCTTACAAAACCCACCATTTCCACAATAACCCATCTCAGAATTACAGTACCCATGTTGGAATTACCCCAGATTTTCCCTTTCTCAAGAAAAGCTCAAACATTGCGGAAGTTTTGACGGCGGCGAAGTCGGCTGAAGAAATGCTTAAAGCTTTTAAGAAAATGGAGGCTAACCTTGATGAAGGTGAAATTGGTTTTGCTTGCATGTTAATAGGCTTTCAACTTAGACAAGAAGGTAAGGATCCTGAAAAGATTGTATCTTTTGCTAATAGAGCATTAGCTGTTGTTGATAAAGAAGGTGAAAATAAAGGTTGTTTATTTGTTGCTTCGATTTTAGAACTTTTGGGTTCTACTAATTATAGTTTAAGGAAGTATAATGATGCATTAGGGTTTCTTAATAGAGCTAATAACATATTGGTTAAGTTAGAGGATGATGGTAAGTATGATTCTCAGGATATTAAGCCTGTACTTCATGCTGTTCAGATGAACTTAGCTGATGTTCATGGTGCTAAGGGTATGATTGAGGCTTTTATGGATAATTTGAGGAAATCTTTGGAAATTAAGGAAGTTTTGATGGGGAAGGATAGTAGGGAGTTTGGTAATGCTAATAGGGATTTCGCTATTGCGTGTGTCCGGAGTAAGGACTTTAAGGATGGGTTGTTGTATTGTTTGAAGGCGTTGAAGATACATCTGGCGTTGTTGGGGGAAAACTCTGTGGAGGTTGGTCATGATAGACGGGTTCTTGGAAGAGTTTATAATGGAATGGAGGAGTATAAGAAAGCGTTGGAAGAGTTTCAGTTGGCGCAAAAGGTTTATAAGAATTGTGGATGTAGTTCTTATTTGGATCATGCTGTGATTGATGCTGCTACTTTAAATATTAATCTTGGGAGGTACGAGGACGCTATGAATACATTGAAGGGGGTTGTTCAGGATAGTGAGAATCAGTTTTATATTCTGACTAGTATTGGCGCGGTGTTGATACATCAGGAAAAGTTCGCTGATGCAAAGAGGTGTTTGGAGAATGCTTGTAGTGTGCTTGATAAACAGGAGAAATCAAAGCCGTTTGAGGTGTTTGAAGTGTATTTGACGATAACAATGCTTTATGAGGCTATGGAAGAGTTTGAAACTTCGATTTCTTTGTTAAAGAGAGCACTCTCTTTGTTAGAGAAGTTACCCAACGAACAACCACCTTTAGAACTGGATGTATCGGCCAGGATAGGTTGGCGTCTTTTGTTGATGGGTAAGGTGACACAGGCTATACCTTACTTGGAGAGTGCGGCTGAAATTGGGAAAGTGACGTTTGGGTCCAAGAATTTCGTACTTGGGTATGTCTATAACAACTTGGGCGTGGCTTATTTGGAGTTGGAGAGAACACAATCGGCCGCACAAATGTTTGCTGCTGCTAAGGACATTATGGATGCATCGTCTCTTGGCCCTCATCACAATGATTCTATTCAGGCATGCCAAAACCTCTCAAAAGCATATGCTGCGATGAAAAG CTATCCCCTGGCAATAGAGTTCCAGCAAAAGGCAGTCGATGCGTGGGAAAGTCATGGACGTAGTGAAGAAGACGAGCTTAGGGAAGCACGTCAACTCTTGCAGCAACTAAAGGCGAGTGCTCGTGGCGTTTCAACCAAAGATTACCCTACAAAGACAGTGCCTCTACCGTACGTTAGAGCTGATAGTAGAGACTTGCAGGCTCCTCAACCCAGTAGTGAGAGCAGTACCAAGCAATTATCTGGTTAA
- the LOC141651046 gene encoding uncharacterized protein LOC141651046, producing the protein MCESFNAVLKEVRDKPILTMMEWIRRYVMKRHYEKREGVKVFDGKVMPYVDKFLKWAKNEADCCDVWASSNFSFEVMYMSKEYVVDLPTQTCSCGHCASGLPCQHAIAAINNQRANYEDFVHEAYTKEKYMATYEHPIPPMPGIDQWERVDMVEPLPPPYRKLPGRPSLKKRRKEAGEKGSTDQQQKQGLQRRCGKCGEIGHNVKTCKGTARAPMKRTDPHRNGLICFTKSNSTKSRVNSHHNLPTPKLSYAGTTGDLRAGMKRRRALAFSDK; encoded by the exons ATGTGTGAGAGCTTCAATGCTGTTTTGAAAGAGGTAAGGGATAAACCAATTTTAACCATGATGGAGTGGATTAGGAGATATGTCATGAAAAGACATTATGAGAAAAGAGAAGGTGTGAAAGTTTTTGATGGTAAGGTGATGCCTTATGTGGATAAGTTTTTGAAATGGGCTAAGAATGAGGCTGATTGTTGTGATGTATGGGCATCATCTAATTTTTCTTTTGAGGTGATGTATATGAGCAaagagtatgtggtggatctgcCAACACAAACTTGTTCATGTGGTCATTGCGCTAGTGGACTTCCATGCCAACATGCAATTGCTGCCATCAATAACCAGAGGGCAAATTATGAGGATTTTGTTCATGAGGCATATACAAAGGAGAAGTACATGGCGACCTATGAACACCCTATACCTCCAATGCCTGGAATCGATCAATGGGAAAGGGTGGATATGGTTGAACCCTTACCACCTCCTTATAGAAAATTGCCAGGAAGACCAAGtttaaaaaagagaagaaaagaggCTGGTGAGAAAGGTAGTACagaccaacaacaaaaacaaggGTTACAAAGGAGGTGTGGAAAGTGTGGAGAAATAGGGCACAATGTCAAAACATGCAAGGGCACTGCTAGGGCTCCAATGAAGCGCACTGACCCACATCGAAATGGACTAATCTG CTTCACGAAGTCAAACTCAACCAAGTCAAGAGTCAACTCGCACCACAACCTACCAACACCGAAACTCTCATATGCAGGGACAACAGGCGATTTAAGGGCGGGAATGAAGCGTAGAAGGGCACTAGCGTTTAGTGACAAGTAG